The following is a genomic window from Solanum stenotomum isolate F172 chromosome 4, ASM1918654v1, whole genome shotgun sequence.
CAGTCGCTCTACTCACCTAATCAAAATCCATGTATGCTCCAGCAGCAAAAACGTATAAGCCCACGCTGCTGCATTGGTAAAAACTGTGAAGCTACATTCTATCAATAGGCTCGGTATGGCCCTGTACCGCCAAACGCTCTGATACATCAGCTAACGATTTGAGGTTACACCGGATGAGGGCCTCCACAAAGAAGCATGTTTCGTCCTTAGTATTCCCATCTGGTATGTCTACTACAAATGACTCGATTACAATTGTTCCAGGTCTCCCGTCAATGACCTCGGGATGAACAGTGATAATTGATGAGTAGTTCTGCCATGTTTTCAAAGAAAACGAGAAATCACTTGCTAACAAGTTCAGTATATAAATATTGAGTAATACTTGTGCTTTCCAACAGAAAATGATGCAAAAACATACTACCATAATTTTACTACAGAGCGTGGAAGAAAAGCTAGCTCACATTATGTAAATGGAAGCACAATATTTTCATGATGAGTTATATGTATTTGGTAAAGAAACAGAAAAAGACAAGAAAGAAACGGAGTTCATAGAGAGCTTAATAAATTGAGTTTAGATAACGCAAGGTAGGTTCCCTGGACTTGAAATGAGCAAGCATAGGGGATTTATTTATCGATTCTTACAATTCATACTCTAAGCAGGTCCTTTTACTTTTGCATCATTTGATTAATCAGATGTTTGGATAACATACTTAATAAGAGAAGGGGTAGAGAGGAGCTGCACCATCTTgttttggaaaaatggtcctaACCATCCCATACCACATTTTCGCTGATATGAAACAACAGAAACCCCTCTTTTCACGGAGGAAAAGCTATCCTAGCATTCACGTCTTAGTTCTTcattttttagccaaaaagCAACCATGGAACAGTTCAATATGCTACCCATCTGAGCAATCAGTCCAACAACTACAACTGTTACTACCTTAATCCAAAACTAGTTGTTGATGGCTTTAAGAATTTTCAACATTCATTCCACTCCATCTGGAACTTCTTTTTTTCTGGAAGTAAAATAGCTTGAAATAACTCCATCTAGATCTGCTTCATTCGAATACTCAATAAATGtgtattttaagaaaaaattagagGTCTATAAAAGATTCTCTACATTGTCTAGTGGTACACAAAGGaactaaacaaaacaaaagattCCTGACGAACACCAAACCTAATGAGTGTACATGCACATGATAAGAGTCATAAGACCATGGAAAGAAAATGAGTATACACAAAGCTcaataaactttattttttcacACGGTAAGGTAAATTTCATTATAAATTGTACCAAGGCACTGGGAAGTAGAAAAGGCAAAAGATTACAGCattacatcttttttttttttttttttttttttttgatttgcaccgggtgtccgagtctctttgagccccgactaatcccgggggtgcacaggccctcggcaaggatTACAGCATTACATCTTCACCCCCATAaggaataaaaaaatcaaagaagtaTGATCTTCATTGTCAATCCAACTACTATTACACCAGAAGCTCAATAAATTGGAGTTAAGATGATGTGAGGTAGATTATTTGGACTTAGCATTAGTCTCTGCCCTCTCCCAGAGGAAAATTATCTAACCATTCTTACAAATTCATGTTCAGCAGGTCATTTTGTTTTTCATCGTTCCAGTTACCAAATATTAGCATTACACACTCATAGATGATAGAACTAGAAGTTGTGAAATCTTATACAGGTAAAAGGATCCCTACATCCCATGCTATACCCTCATGGAAGGTCTGCATCGATGACTCTTCAAGAAACGAAACCACAGAAACGTCTCTTGCTATGAGGGAAGGTTGACCAGGGATTCACTTCTCCATTTCCTAATCAAGGAACAGTAAATGAAGAACAGAATATTGATGAATGGAACAGTTCAACATGCTCACCGTCTGAGCTGCTAAAGTTCCACAACACAAACCATGTGGGATCTAACTTGAAAAATACTACAACTTCCTCTATTCCAGCTTACGTCACACTCTTTTCTCTTTAGTTTGTGTAAAACGATAGACATCCCATTTTAAATGCTATTGACATGACTTATTTGgaactgattttttttattaaacagAAGATGAAGAGAAATGTGGAACTCTTACCATCTCCCATTTAATTGTTGCTATCAAGGTCAACTTTAGTACTTTGATATATTTAGTTTGTGTCAAAGAATTTCATACTGATACAGTCAAACACCATCATGTAAAATGGGATAGGAGGCTCATTATTGCtcaagaaaaagtaaaagaataGTATGGAACGTCTTGTGCAAGCAGGTTCCATGTGATATTCAAACACAATTACATAAGTATTAACTGAGTAATGCAATTCTGGGGCAATAAAGAAGATGGTTGTACATGACAAGCAGACAAGGTGCGAGTAAAACTCAAGTTACTTCCATCTAAACTTCAGCAGACATTCTTTAGGCTCAAGCTTGAGTTTCTTTATTGAATGGACACTTTATGATCACTATAAAACATCTCAGGTAACTTCTAACTCAAAACTTCATTGTTTGTGCTTTTCCCACCCCTACTTTAAAATCAATCAATATCTCTCTATCAGgcgcacacacacacatacCGTGAAGGCATTTGAATAAGCAAAGGTGACATAAATGAATGCTGAAAACATGaagtttcaagttcaaattctgtCTGCAtacatttataaaataatactgtATAACCTTGTGACTCTCACCCCATAATGGATACTTAACTTATAAGGAGTCTTTGATATTTATCAGCTCTTTCAGAATAGAATGTTAAAATTTACCTCGTATATTGTGATAGTTAGTATTCTGGTTTCAGacacagcctctctacctccacgaggtaggggtaaggtctgcatacactttAACCTCCTTAGACCCGGCATAtaggattacactgggtatgttgttgttgttagtgTTCTAGTTGAAGAAGCCGAtcaggaaaaataaaattagaggTGAGAAGGAGGAAGAGGATAATCAGCATAGTTCAATGGTGGTAACATCATCTCTAGCTGGAGTAACTGACAGAAAATAGCAAAGATTCAAGTATGTAAAAATCTTTTACAATGAAAAGCATGTCCCTCACCCAACTACAACAAGAGAAGGAGATATAGTTGTCAGTGTTATTGAAGTATATGCAGATGCAAGAAGGTTAGTGGAAAACATGGTTTCTTACCATTAAACACACACTTGAATTCTATATTCCTTTTTCACTGAATAAACTCAACTTCACTTATTCAATATCATAAGATACAAAAAACACCTGATGTTACAATTTAGCTAACATATATAATCTATCCAATGCATCAATAGTACCCATGTATTTTCTATGAGAAAATAAAAGATGCAAACCTGAAGCCTGTGATCTCCACCAACAATCTTTACACCAAAGATGTGTTCCTCGTCATCTAGAAGCTCTAACCTCTCCTTGCTGGTGGTAGCTGGAAGACCCGACCTAACATTCACTTCTCTCACACTCCCAATTTCAAGGTCCCCTTGCACAACGCATCTGCTAACGAATGGCTTGTACCTTTGTGGTTGATCAAACCTTCTCACCAATGACCATACCTATGAAACATACCAAACCAGTAAGAGCTCCATAAGAACATATATGTTACAGTCAGTCCCACATCAAATAATTAGCTACACATGAAATCAAAAACATAATGCAATTTGGTTTACCAAGGCCAACTCCAAAGTCAAACCATGCAAACATTCTAGGTAACGAAACAGTTAACACTACCttaccctttttttttagtAACTGTAGCATATGTGGCAGCTTACACGCACCTTGGCAACTCTATCCACCAAAGCTCAAGACACGTgaaaagaatcacctagtattttTGTCTCTGCTAGAAATTGAACCTATGCCCCCCTGATTCTCAACCAACTTCATTGAAACAATTAACACTATCTTCCACATAAAAATAcgttctttttcttctttacctcaaatttcaatataacagcaaaatcataaattacacaattcaaccaaattttttttcaaaaaagataaaatcccAAATCTTATTTTTCTACAATGTAACCAACCCTATATGAAAAATCCTAGAAAGCCTTTGTAACAAGATGATCGCATATAGATCTGAGAAAATATGAAAGATCAAGTAGAAAATGGATTAAGCTTACAAGATTAACAGGAGCTCTGATGCGTTTAACAAGTGAAGAACTACACTGATTGTCGTTGAGCACATGCCTATGGTGTCTCCTAATGTACTCATCTTCCATATTATTCATCATCTCCAAccaaaaaatggagaaaagaaaTTCAATGGTGGGGTTTTGAGAATAGGCAAAGTGTGAATTAGAAGAGTCCAAAACACATCGCCTATTGGAACTTCCGATGGCTGAATGGTCCAAAATTGCtccattttttatgaaaaaaatacagaGCAAGTGGACATTTGGGGGTCCCTTTACTTTACTACTCCCACACACAGCACAGCACAGTGATAGTGGCGGCTTCAGAATTTTCATTATTTACCAAAATACAGTAACACAAACGGAgactctctctatatatatatgaatgggTTAATACCTCAGatagtcactcaactatccagTTTTTCCTgactttttagtgaaaattaaaagttgagtgattttttgagacaaaagtgtatagttgagtgaccatatgaGGTATTAActcatatataaatttaatcatgTGTAAATCATATTAGGTGCTCGGATGAATCTCACGTGCCCTTTCTAACTTCGCCCCTACTTCCACTCAATTCATGTTCAACAAACTATTGTTGATTTGAAACACTTcttatactaataataataataacaatgataaGTGAAATAGTGAGAGGATAGAGTGTAGACAATCATGATCACTAACTCTTTCAGataaagaagttatttttaaaagactatcggctcaagcaaatcaatataatttaattttataaaagaacagtatataataataaaaagaatataacaaattatttcttaattttatgaatAGATAAAAGTGAATACCTATTTTTAATAacgagaagtattgaaaacacaaCTAAATTTGGTGTAAATTATTAGTTCATCTCCGAAATATTGATAGTCTTAAAAACACCACTCTACTTGACTAACCATTGTACTTGAGTTAGTCAAGTAGAGCGATGTTTTTAAAACTATCAATAATTTAGaggatgaaattaataatttacgtCAAGTTCAGtgatatttttaaatacttctcttatttttaatataatgaataagtaaaaatgaaccgAAAAAATATTTAGCATAAACCAAAATGGAAACATATAGTTTTGACAAGAGTGTTCAAAATTTGGCGAATGAAAGGTTAGATGAAAAGGATAAAGCACATTATTGGATAATGCTTGAATTTGGCGAATGAAAGGTTAGATGAAAAGGATAAAGCACATTATTGGATAATGCTTGCTTGCTTTCATTTCACTTAATTTCCCTTCcttctattcatttttttatttaatccaaTCGAATATTCCAGTCCACATGTCATACATTCTTGGATGTGACATTGCTCAACACAATAATGTAACCAactatatttattgatttagagAATTTAGTTATTGATTTGCTATAGAATTATATAATTTCATATCGATATCAATATATCTCAAAAAACAATTTCAcaaactaaatttgaattttatcttttatttgaaGTAGGGgaaattttgcaaataatcaCTATAAGAAACTTAATTAGGCTCcttagctatagtttgcatatttacagGTTGTAGCTATAGCTTACTCGTTTATATAATTCGCACCACGTTTATATAATTTGCGgatacgtttgtataattcacttgTATTTGTATATTGAGTTATTTTCGTCCGTATTTGTAGAAGTATGATTATGTTGGTAGGCTTTTGTAcgtatatattttgtataagcaaaatatagaaatatacaaTTACGGATTTATACAAATATGGGTACAATTGTAGATCTAAAATTGGATCTGTTTTTTGGAGTAATACAAATTTcggaattatacaaatatgataaaaatttgaaataacaaatttatacaaacacaaacatctgaactttaaacaattatacaaactatattatacaaaaattatacaaatttcgaAAACTACatgtttatacaaactttaaaagttataaaattttTGAATGTATCtgataataaaactaaaaaaccaaagaaaatcaccgtcatatacaaatataaatacaaaacaaacGAAGAATTGTTAGTGACAAATTTTTTAGTGCATGTGGAATGATTAGTTTTGTATACACATAATGTTTTACATATTTGATCTGTCATTATTGATTTTGTGACATCTTTTAAATGAGAAGCCATTTTTGGATATggtttcaagaaattttatgTGTTTCTTGTATAGTTTATTCTCACCATCATacattgaatattttagtaaagatacaataaataatatttgattattaaaaAACAATGAACATTAGAAAAGAAGAAGTCTACTGTTAAAAACAGTAGAAAAGAAGAGTATGATATACCTCAACACCTAGATCTACTTAATAAGTGGACTATTCTGAAAATTATCGCCTAGAATCATATATCAGATGGGTACTTTTGAGAAACTTGGTCTCAAACAAGAGGTTAAAACTACAAAAGAGACTATCACTATCGATAGTGATAATCAGACTTTTAGATTATTATCTGAAAATGATTTAGCCCCTTATAGGGATATTTATCGTTTTATGCATATTGGTCTAGTACAGGTAGCTTTTAAGCCTCTTACTTTGCGTGGTTTACCTGAAAGTTTTATAGCAGCCTTGCGTGATGGTAGAAATCATAATTGGAAGAAGTCTCTTATAGGGACAATTAAAACTAGTCTAGCATATGGactagtttattttaatgcttatCCTAACTTGCAGATTTCCTTACAGGATGAGAATTCATTAAGTTCTCTTATGTTAAATGTTAAACttcatggttatgattataTGCCTGGCACTGAAGTTGTTTGTATCTGTTATAGAATATATTATAAACTTTGGCATACTTTAAATCCTATGTGCAAAGTcattgatttaaaaaatgaaaccaTTTTAATAGAAACTAATTTTGATAAATCGAAAGTTGTTACTAGAAGACCTattaaatgagaagaaattgattttcctCAGGAATGGGTTATTGAGAATGCTACTCAACCTCGTACTAATATTATGTTGTTCAGGTCCCTTCTAGAGCTTCTACTTCTCAAATTAGggaaaattataatataaaaattgataatgaTAATATTGTTAGACCTGTCCCCAGGCCTAGCTCAGATTTAGATATAATCAAATCTGAAATGAATTTTCCAAATGGTCTGACTACTTGATATTTGTTTTATGATGTCTgacaaacaaattgattttagttTGGGATCACCGGCAAGGGCAAGAATCGCTAAAGATTTTCAgcgaaaaaaatgaaaacttttTAGAAGATGGTTCTTCAAAAACTTCAATAAAGAAGAACTGTATGAATTTCAAGAGGAATTTTATAAAGATATTATAAATTCGAGAATAAATAGACTGATTGCTTTTGTTTCTTGGTTTATGTGCAAACATGTTCATAACTATATTTCTATGCTAGAAAGAGATTTTACTAGTAATGGAGAAATTACTAAATCAGTTTTTCCTCCACAACAatcttttcaaataaataaaaatgataaaattgttaattttaatgCTTTTTCAAAATTGTTTGAAAATGATGTTGCTCTAGTGACTACTAGTCATGTCAATGctataattaaacaaaataattatgcCAATATTTATATGAGTATTATAGGTGAACATATTGTCTCTTTGCATGATAAagttgataaaattatttttctattacctACTAAGGTAAAAGGTAAAGAAAAAGTTGCTCATAGTAACTTACAACCTCCGCCTGAAATTGATAATTTCAAGCTTAAAGATTATTCAGATTTAGAGAATTTTCTAGAAAAGAAATTCAAGGGAGGAAGAGTTCAACCTATTAATACGGAGAATTTCTTACAAGGAGAATCTAGTAATAATATAGAATTTCCTGATGAGGTTAATAAGATCTCAGAAAGATATGCGAGGAAGCCAGTCCAAAGGATGTACTACTATCCTAGACCCACTCCTCAGGATGTTCTATTAGAGGAACATGAACATATTATAACTAATAGTTATAATGGAAAGGAAATTTATGAATGGAACATTGATGGTTATACTGATAGACAGATTTATACAATTGTCCATCTTATGCTTATGTACAGTACTATCTgtaaaaccaataaaaatagTGATATGACTATTGCAGATATGATAACTGCAGGTTTTACTGGATAGTTAAaaggttggtgggataattatctcAATCAAGAGCAAAGAGGGGAAGTCAATTTAAACATAGTGCCACCATAACCCTAAGAAAACGAGATTGGGTTTGTGTGTGTAGACTATCCTTGGAAGTGTCTATTCTACCAAACCACGGGACGCAGCCGTAGATCGAGCCCTGGAAGTCCTCTCCTTACAGTCAAGTGGCTTTCAGCTCCTCCTTTCTTTAATTCACAGGCACAGGAGGTCAAATTCCGATTGTTGTGAAAGTTACTGAATGAATCTATTTCATTCTAATTCGatctaagaagaaaaaaatcacgCTCTGTAGGATTTGAACCTACGACATCGGGTTTTGGAGACCCACGTTCTACCGAACTGAACTAAGAGCGCTTTCTTATCACAGTAGATACGACTGTAAAGAAAAAGGANAGATATTATAAGGATGTATTCTTATGCAGAGTTATGGAATTGCCAGAGTGTAATAACACTCGTTGGAAATCCAAATTTATAGATGGATTACCAACACTCTTTGCTGAAAGGGTTAGAAAGGCCATCAGAGGAGAAAATCACAGTATAAATTATGATGAGTATACCTATGAAAAACTTATAAGTGCCAGTGTCCAGGAAGGACTAGCATTGTATAATGAGATTAAGTTGAATCAACAGATAAAGCGACATCGCTTAAATGAAAGAAAGCAACTAGGAGAATTTTGCGAACAATTCGCATTTGATATTCCTAAacaaaaatctaaagaaaaggaatatacttctaagaagaaaaaatcttccaaaaaagattatgagaaatggaagaaaaagagGATTGAAAAGAAGCTTAGAAGAGCTGAAGAAGGAAAAGGATTTTCTTCtaagagaaagaagaagtaTCGTCagaattataataaattagATATTTGCCACAAATGTGGAAGATTTGGTCATTATGCCAAGGATTGTCGAGtcaaggaaaaaattaaaagccTTGATATAAGAGATGATATTAAGGGCtctctttataaaataatacttaattcTGATTCAGAAAAATCAGGATCAGAAGGTAGCAGTAATGAAGAATCCTCAACTAGTGAAGATCTCAAAGCCCTTCAACAAGAAGATTATATAACTTCTGAGGATGAGTGTTCGCCTTGCCAACAAGGAATGGCATGTgaaaaagaagatgatgaagacgATCTTTATAAGATCTATGCTCAATTTAAAGAATTGAGTCTTAATATCATTGATAATGACAAAGTATTAGAgcttttacaaaatattaaagATTCGAAAATAAGAGCTCAAAT
Proteins encoded in this region:
- the LOC125863441 gene encoding abscisic acid receptor PYL8-like isoform X2, whose translation is MMNNMEDEYIRRHHRHVLNDNQCSSSLVKRIRAPVNLVWSLVRRFDQPQRYKPFVSRCVVQGDLEIGSVREVNVRSGLPATTSKERLELLDDEEHIFGVKIVGGDHRLQNYSSIITVHPEVIDGRPGTIVIESFVVDIPDGNTKDETCFFVEALIRCNLKSLADVSERLAVQGHTEPIDRM
- the LOC125863441 gene encoding abscisic acid receptor PYL8-like isoform X1, giving the protein MMNNMEDEYIRRHHRHVLNDNQCSSSLVKRIRAPVNLVWSLVRRFDQPQRYKPFVSRCVVQGDLEIGSVREVNVRSGLPATTSKERLELLDDEEHIFGVKIVGGDHRLQTLPLPRGGREAVSETRILTITIYENYSSIITVHPEVIDGRPGTIVIESFVVDIPDGNTKDETCFFVEALIRCNLKSLADVSERLAVQGHTEPIDRM